Proteins from a single region of Congzhengia minquanensis:
- a CDS encoding LysM peptidoglycan-binding domain-containing protein: MKKRKNNFISIISGIAFLYLIVIIFYIVKIHMDIRDKPNYSNEVYQIQTGDTLWGIAEANASNKTDIREWIAEVKSINELESCEIKSGEEIIILK, encoded by the coding sequence ATGAAAAAGAGAAAAAACAATTTTATTAGTATTATCTCTGGTATAGCGTTCTTATATCTAATCGTAATTATTTTTTACATAGTTAAAATTCATATGGACATTAGAGACAAACCAAATTATTCAAATGAAGTTTATCAAATACAAACAGGCGACACCTTATGGGGGATAGCTGAAGCGAATGCGTCTAATAAAACAGATATTCGTGAGTGGATTGCGGAAGTGAAATCTATAAATGAATTGGAATCATGTGAAATTAAAAGCGGAGAAGAAATTATAATCTTAAAATAA
- a CDS encoding DUF5659 domain-containing protein encodes MNQSKKSVTIFNQRLAGFLMLHGFTLLGMTENKLDASPTKKKNVFFFKNSEDLQKAINKWDEERKCVKWVI; translated from the coding sequence ATGAATCAATCAAAAAAATCAGTGACAATATTTAATCAACGACTGGCCGGATTTCTCATGTTACATGGGTTTACCTTATTAGGTATGACGGAAAACAAGTTAGACGCAAGCCCAACAAAAAAGAAAAACGTTTTTTTCTTTAAAAATTCGGAAGATTTACAAAAGGCAATTAACAAATGGGATGAAGAAAGGAAATGTGTAAAATGGGTTATATAG
- a CDS encoding helix-turn-helix domain-containing protein has protein sequence MSFGQRLRKKRIEMGLSQEELATRLKYSSRSSINKIELGTQDMPQSKIAECAKILNVSPNYFFEQEDTLPNFLAYGGSANANTNTKHPTTDFTYAMYEEEKNLTEEDKDELKRMAKILSNKNKGIL, from the coding sequence TTGAGTTTTGGACAAAGGTTAAGAAAAAAAAGAATAGAAATGGGTTTATCGCAAGAAGAACTTGCAACTAGATTAAAATATAGTTCAAGAAGCTCAATAAATAAAATTGAGTTAGGAACACAAGATATGCCACAATCTAAAATTGCAGAATGTGCAAAAATATTAAACGTTTCCCCGAATTATTTTTTTGAACAGGAAGATACCCTTCCTAATTTTCTCGCTTACGGCGGTTCAGCTAATGCAAACACAAATACAAAACATCCAACAACAGACTTTACTTATGCAATGTATGAAGAGGAAAAAAATTTAACGGAAGAAGATAAGGATGAATTGAAACGGATGGCCAAAATATTATCAAACAAAAACAAAGGAATTTTATAA